One genomic window of Nitrospirae bacterium YQR-1 includes the following:
- a CDS encoding FHA domain-containing protein: MRIHLLKKAGVSEDRESIIHKGKKLFDEGKYREAKEQFKAILVGDANNEEVKKYIDRIDAYEPLDDADKLLKDKKYIEARALYQKVFDSDPNQIKAKKGVKQCKDALNKLSDDFLKKAEDELKLENFDSALKNVMESLKNNPENVQAKSLLERINKRSFRKRILMASVISLSAVFFILILATYVSARRRKSKRCNLCGSIIAAGKQTCGCQNPNVFDNKTVALKNRQLSCTLIIENGPYKGQRYEITELETFIGSDDTNEISFPEDAAISRRHAKIRSVGGGYVLTDLKTTNGTLVNGTPITTQCSIVSGDVITIGETEIKVHVG; the protein is encoded by the coding sequence ATGAGAATACATCTTTTGAAAAAGGCGGGTGTAAGTGAGGATAGAGAATCTATAATTCACAAAGGTAAAAAACTTTTCGATGAAGGTAAATATCGTGAAGCAAAGGAGCAGTTTAAAGCAATTCTTGTAGGAGATGCTAATAACGAGGAAGTAAAAAAATATATAGATCGGATAGATGCCTATGAACCGCTCGATGACGCTGACAAATTATTAAAAGACAAGAAATATATTGAGGCAAGGGCTCTCTATCAAAAAGTTTTTGATTCTGACCCAAATCAGATAAAAGCAAAAAAAGGGGTAAAACAGTGTAAAGATGCATTAAATAAATTATCTGATGACTTTTTGAAAAAAGCAGAAGATGAATTAAAGTTGGAAAACTTCGATAGCGCTTTAAAAAATGTCATGGAATCCCTGAAAAATAATCCGGAAAATGTGCAAGCAAAATCGCTTTTGGAAAGAATAAATAAAAGGTCTTTTAGAAAAAGAATTCTTATGGCATCTGTAATATCACTATCAGCGGTGTTTTTCATTTTAATATTGGCAACATATGTATCGGCAAGAAGGCGTAAATCAAAAAGATGCAATCTTTGCGGCAGTATAATTGCGGCAGGAAAACAAACCTGTGGCTGTCAAAACCCTAATGTTTTTGATAATAAAACGGTTGCACTAAAGAACCGTCAACTCTCATGTACGCTCATAATTGAAAACGGACCATATAAAGGGCAGAGATATGAAATTACAGAACTTGAAACTTTTATTGGTTCAGACGATACAAACGAAATATCATTTCCTGAAGATGCTGCCATCTCACGGAGGCACGCAAAAATAAGGTCTGTAGGAGGAGGGTATGTCCTAACGGACCTAAAGACAACAAACGGTACATTGGTTAATGGTACTCCTATAACAACACAGTGCAGTATTGTAAGTGGAGATGTGATTACAATAGGTGAAACAGAAATCAAGGTGCATGTAGGCTAA